Part of the Sodalinema gerasimenkoae IPPAS B-353 genome is shown below.
CTCGTTCCGAGGGTTTGATGCGGGCGATGGCTTGGTGAACCTCGGCGGAGAAGTAATAGATTCCTACTAGGGCGAGGTTAGAGGGAGGAACGGCGGGTTTTTCCACCAGTTCCAAGACACGGCCGGCCTCATCGACTTTGGCCACCCCGAAGGCGCTGGGGTTCTCGACGGGCCGCAGCAGAATCAAGGCATCCAGTTGTTTCTCTTGGAAGTGATTGAGAAAGGGGGTGAGGTCGTTTTGAATCAGGTTATCTCCCAGATACATCACAAAGGGAGAGTCACCGAGGAAGGGTTGGGCGATTTTGACGGCGTGGGCCAGGCCGGCGGGTTCGTCTTGCAGGATGTAGGTGATTTTGGCCCCGAAGCGATCGCCGTCTCCGGTGAGTTTTTGTACTTCGTCCCCGGTTTCGGGGCTAATGATAATGCCGATCTCGGTGATTCCGGCTGAGACAATGCTTTCAATCCCGTACCAGAGGATGGGTTTGTTGGCAACGGGAACCAGTTGTTTTGCGCCCGTGTAGGTGAGAGGACGCAGGCGCGTTCCTTTGCCGCCGGAGAGGATCAGTGCTTTCATAGT
Proteins encoded:
- a CDS encoding glucose-1-phosphate thymidylyltransferase → MKALILSGGKGTRLRPLTYTGAKQLVPVANKPILWYGIESIVSAGITEIGIIISPETGDEVQKLTGDGDRFGAKITYILQDEPAGLAHAVKIAQPFLGDSPFVMYLGDNLIQNDLTPFLNHFQEKQLDALILLRPVENPSAFGVAKVDEAGRVLELVEKPAVPPSNLALVGIYYFSAEVHQAIARIKPSERGELEITDAISNLLDHKNPVEAQILEGWWLDTGKKDDLLSANQIVLDTQLQTAIFGELDADSQVVGRVQIGQGTQLINCSVRGPVIIGENCHLENCFIGPYSSIADGVILKDVDLEHSVILQETRIEGIQQRIVDSLIGRRAQLGTGRPRPKALRFMVGDDCQIELA